Proteins encoded by one window of Flagellimonas lutaonensis:
- a CDS encoding amylosucrase, with product MNQAAIHRLISFGLDKKDPELLFDKRFTANLTLIKDLFFLLYDEATHKKHFERLLKLLPELFAQRPEELRLQDVERIEAGNWYQSEKMVGMQLYVDHFNKDLKGVANKLSYFKDLGINFLHLMPITTRPEGENDGGYAVNSYHEIDKRYGTKKDLLALTKTMRGENMYLMLDFVANHTSNEFSWAKKAREGSKKYQEYYYTFSDRTIPDEFEKNLPEIFPETAPGNFTYDPKMKKWVMTVFNPYQWDLNYTNPDVFLEMLTNLCKLVNMGVDIVRFDALAFLWKKLGTISQNLPEAHAVIALFKMCLQVVAPGTIFLAEAIVAPHEILKYFGEGPTKGNECEVAYNASLMALLWNSIATKKTNLLYKSLGNLPDKPRDCTWINYIRCHDDIGLGLDDRFIAELGWNPQGHRKFLLDYYCQCLEWSPAKGLLFMYNPKTGDGRITGSAASLLGLEKGLEENDPERIRTSIDKIIMLHGIVLSFGGMPLIYAGDEIATLNDYSFLGDDAKKDDSRWVNRPTQNWNTVGQLDNKDLPQSKVYHGIKNLISIRKRTAVLSDENNLELHHTGNQHILAFERNGNKQGVLVVCNFDESPQVINGGWVAKLGYLKEACYHDMVTNKKYEVNSGFIEVKPYQILWLKKL from the coding sequence ATGAACCAAGCCGCCATACATCGGTTAATCTCATTTGGCCTGGACAAAAAAGACCCTGAACTACTTTTTGACAAGCGGTTTACGGCCAATCTGACCTTGATCAAAGACCTGTTCTTTTTGCTTTACGACGAGGCCACACATAAAAAGCACTTTGAACGACTGTTGAAGTTATTGCCCGAGCTCTTCGCGCAACGCCCCGAAGAACTTCGTTTGCAAGATGTGGAACGGATAGAAGCGGGCAACTGGTACCAATCTGAAAAAATGGTGGGCATGCAGCTCTATGTCGACCATTTCAACAAAGATTTAAAAGGGGTTGCGAACAAGCTTTCCTACTTTAAGGATCTGGGCATAAACTTTCTTCACCTCATGCCCATAACCACCCGCCCCGAAGGTGAAAACGACGGGGGTTATGCCGTTAATAGTTACCATGAAATCGACAAAAGATACGGTACCAAAAAAGATTTGCTGGCCCTGACCAAAACAATGCGTGGCGAGAACATGTATTTGATGCTCGACTTTGTGGCCAACCACACCTCCAATGAATTTTCATGGGCCAAAAAAGCAAGGGAAGGAAGCAAAAAGTACCAAGAATATTATTATACTTTTTCTGACCGCACCATCCCCGACGAGTTTGAAAAGAACCTGCCCGAAATCTTCCCGGAAACAGCTCCCGGAAATTTCACCTATGACCCAAAAATGAAAAAATGGGTGATGACGGTTTTCAACCCATACCAGTGGGACTTGAATTACACGAACCCCGATGTTTTTCTCGAAATGCTGACCAATCTATGTAAGCTGGTCAACATGGGGGTCGATATTGTTCGGTTCGACGCATTGGCCTTTCTTTGGAAAAAACTGGGCACCATTTCCCAGAACCTCCCCGAGGCCCATGCCGTCATTGCGCTGTTCAAAATGTGCCTTCAAGTGGTGGCCCCCGGAACCATATTTTTGGCAGAGGCCATTGTGGCCCCTCATGAAATATTAAAATATTTCGGCGAAGGCCCGACCAAGGGCAACGAATGTGAGGTGGCCTACAATGCATCTCTCATGGCATTGCTATGGAACTCGATTGCCACCAAGAAAACCAACTTGCTTTACAAGAGCTTGGGCAATTTGCCCGACAAGCCCAGAGACTGTACCTGGATCAACTATATACGCTGCCACGATGATATTGGTTTGGGCCTTGATGACCGTTTCATTGCCGAGTTGGGCTGGAATCCACAGGGGCACCGCAAGTTTTTGCTCGATTATTACTGTCAGTGCCTCGAATGGTCTCCCGCTAAAGGGCTGCTCTTCATGTATAATCCAAAGACCGGCGATGGGCGCATAACGGGCAGTGCCGCATCACTGTTGGGGCTTGAGAAGGGCCTTGAAGAAAATGACCCCGAACGTATACGAACTTCAATCGACAAAATCATCATGCTGCACGGCATTGTTCTCTCTTTTGGCGGTATGCCCTTGATTTATGCAGGTGATGAAATCGCGACCTTGAACGATTATTCCTTTTTGGGTGATGATGCCAAAAAAGATGACAGTCGCTGGGTAAACCGGCCCACGCAAAACTGGAACACAGTTGGCCAACTCGACAACAAAGACCTACCCCAATCAAAAGTCTACCACGGTATAAAAAATCTTATTTCCATTCGAAAAAGAACCGCTGTTCTTTCAGACGAAAACAATTTAGAACTACACCATACCGGCAACCAGCATATTCTGGCTTTTGAACGGAATGGAAACAAGCAAGGTGTTTTGGTCGTATGCAATTTTGACGAATCGCCGCAAGTTATAAACGGTGGTTGGGTAGCCAAGTTGGGGTATCTAAAAGAGGCCTGTTACCATGATATGGTCACCAACAAAAAATATGAGGTGAACAGTGGTTTTATAGAAGTAAAACCATACCAAATCTTATGGTTGAAAAAGCTTTAG
- a CDS encoding ATP-binding protein — MINKRLLVKNLLAHNDENSFYDKKRFISIGEKEGKAKFLKHVCALANSNPKNNSYIVVGVEDEDNKIVGVDFFDDSKIQNLVNAYLENPPLISYENIQFPHLPEGKVVGLVTIRSNGKICSLRKNIWKYYGGSVFFREGSISMRKVFDIEIKDVNSETVAKLEQHARNNIELTLDGVIDFINNRHANLTSHYKVFKEQFVVCWAGHQKKVKGQEYYSRVDIELINEQVKLFYSALDEISIDYDDDSFTILEYVQLGLGKLQNYYPLEEVTITFSENGTYQLNSKLVFEPPQYDKKTLHHIFNANQAVLEKLKNNIELNAAEKHDLKHLPDTLLLCYLNGFEEAKELMENARSLLKSADQKVYLSLKETLRIIRKVTYN; from the coding sequence ATGATCAACAAACGCCTTCTTGTCAAGAACCTTCTAGCTCATAACGACGAGAACAGTTTTTACGACAAAAAACGTTTTATCTCCATTGGCGAAAAAGAGGGAAAGGCCAAGTTTCTGAAGCATGTCTGTGCGCTGGCCAATAGCAACCCGAAGAACAATTCGTATATCGTGGTCGGGGTGGAGGATGAGGACAATAAAATCGTCGGTGTCGATTTTTTTGACGACAGTAAAATTCAGAACCTGGTCAACGCCTATTTAGAAAATCCACCGTTGATATCTTATGAGAATATCCAGTTTCCCCATTTGCCCGAGGGAAAAGTAGTGGGTTTGGTGACCATCAGGTCAAATGGCAAGATTTGCTCCCTCCGAAAGAACATCTGGAAATATTATGGTGGCTCTGTCTTTTTTAGGGAAGGAAGTATCAGTATGCGAAAGGTCTTTGACATCGAGATCAAAGATGTGAACTCAGAAACGGTTGCCAAACTTGAGCAGCATGCCCGCAACAACATAGAACTGACCCTTGACGGGGTCATAGACTTTATCAATAACCGGCATGCCAATCTCACTAGCCATTATAAGGTTTTTAAAGAGCAATTTGTGGTTTGCTGGGCGGGACACCAAAAAAAGGTCAAAGGTCAGGAATATTATTCGCGGGTCGACATTGAATTGATCAACGAGCAGGTGAAACTGTTCTATTCGGCACTTGATGAAATCAGCATAGACTATGATGATGACTCGTTTACGATTCTCGAGTATGTGCAGCTTGGGCTGGGCAAATTGCAAAATTATTATCCACTGGAAGAGGTGACCATTACTTTTTCAGAAAACGGCACCTATCAACTGAACAGCAAGTTGGTGTTTGAGCCGCCACAATACGATAAGAAGACCCTGCACCATATATTCAATGCCAATCAGGCGGTTCTGGAAAAATTGAAAAACAACATTGAGCTGAACGCGGCGGAAAAACACGATTTAAAACATTTGCCCGATACGTTGCTGTTATGTTATCTAAATGGGTTCGAAGAGGCCAAAGAGCTTATGGAAAATGCCCGTTCGCTGTTAAAAAGTGCCGACCAGAAAGTATACCTGTCTTTAAAGGAGACCCTCCGCATTATTAGAAAGGTCACTTACAACTAA
- a CDS encoding SDR family NAD(P)-dependent oxidoreductase, with the protein MKKTVLITGATSGIGKATAELLAEKGFVLILCGRRQERLDALQEQLKEHTKVATLSFDVRHREAVFEAIGSLPEPFSTIDILINNAGNAHGLDLIQEGSMDDWDAMLDINVKGLLYVSKAVLPQMVARKAGHIINIGSTAGKEVYPKGNVYCASKHAVDAINQGMRIDLNAHGIRVGAINPGLVETAFSEVRFKGDSTRAEKVYQGYRPLKPEDVAEIIWFTISRPPHVNIADLVVMPTDQASSTIINKK; encoded by the coding sequence ATGAAAAAAACAGTATTGATCACCGGCGCAACCAGTGGTATTGGCAAGGCCACAGCCGAACTATTGGCAGAAAAAGGCTTTGTTTTGATACTATGTGGCCGGCGCCAAGAACGATTGGATGCACTTCAAGAACAACTAAAAGAGCATACCAAAGTTGCCACCCTGAGTTTTGATGTCCGCCACCGAGAGGCCGTTTTCGAGGCCATTGGCTCGTTGCCGGAACCCTTTTCGACCATCGACATTTTGATCAACAATGCTGGCAACGCCCACGGACTCGACCTTATTCAAGAGGGCAGTATGGATGATTGGGACGCCATGCTCGATATTAACGTGAAGGGCCTACTCTATGTCTCTAAAGCGGTTTTGCCCCAAATGGTTGCTCGAAAGGCGGGCCATATCATCAACATCGGCTCCACTGCCGGCAAAGAAGTATATCCGAAGGGCAATGTGTACTGTGCTAGCAAGCATGCCGTTGACGCCATTAACCAAGGCATGCGCATCGACCTTAATGCCCATGGTATTCGAGTGGGGGCCATCAATCCAGGTTTGGTCGAAACAGCGTTCAGCGAGGTGCGCTTCAAGGGCGATTCAACAAGGGCCGAAAAGGTCTACCAAGGCTATCGACCCTTAAAACCGGAAGATGTGGCCGAGATCATCTGGTTTACGATTAGCCGACCCCCCCATGTGAACATTGCCGATTTGGTTGTAATGCCCACTGACCAGGCCAGTTCAACTATTATCAACAAGAAATGA
- a CDS encoding aldo/keto reductase, which produces MFSRIIAGTMTWGSWGKQLSQKEMVDLMQHCLEIGITSFDHADIYGDYQNEQVFGDAFAESGIAREQVQFISKCGIQMTQGRNNMVKHYQYDRAYIIWSVEESLKKLKTDYLDLMLLHRPSPLMHPDEIAQAVQTLMKDGKIKQFGVSNFTPSQIALIETHVPVEANQVEFSLLHCDPMYDGTFDDCIINKRKAMAWSPLGGFFSGNSEQKHRLTKVLSTLVKKYGVAADVLLLTWLMRHPAKVFPVVGTTNKERLSMARQATQIELGLEDWFMLLEASLGHEVP; this is translated from the coding sequence ATGTTTTCAAGAATTATCGCTGGCACCATGACCTGGGGAAGTTGGGGCAAACAGCTTTCACAAAAAGAAATGGTCGACCTGATGCAACATTGCCTTGAAATCGGCATCACCTCTTTCGACCATGCCGATATTTATGGCGATTACCAAAATGAGCAAGTGTTCGGGGATGCCTTTGCAGAAAGTGGAATCGCCAGAGAGCAGGTACAGTTTATCAGCAAGTGTGGCATTCAAATGACCCAAGGGCGAAACAACATGGTAAAGCATTACCAATACGACAGGGCATATATTATTTGGTCAGTCGAAGAGTCTTTGAAAAAACTCAAGACAGATTACCTTGACCTGATGCTCTTGCATAGACCCAGCCCCTTGATGCACCCTGATGAAATCGCACAGGCTGTTCAGACATTGATGAAAGATGGAAAGATCAAGCAATTCGGGGTCTCTAATTTTACCCCCTCACAAATTGCCTTGATAGAGACCCATGTGCCGGTCGAGGCCAACCAGGTCGAGTTTTCATTGTTGCACTGCGACCCAATGTATGATGGCACATTTGACGATTGCATCATCAATAAGCGAAAAGCCATGGCCTGGAGTCCGCTGGGAGGATTTTTTTCTGGCAACAGCGAACAAAAACACCGGTTGACGAAAGTGCTTTCAACATTGGTAAAAAAGTACGGTGTTGCTGCCGATGTGTTGTTGTTGACGTGGCTGATGAGGCATCCGGCCAAGGTTTTTCCGGTAGTGGGCACAACAAACAAAGAGCGCTTGTCTATGGCAAGGCAAGCCACGCAAATTGAACTTGGGCTCGAAGACTGGTTCATGCTTTTGGAGGCCAGTCTCGGACATGAGGTTCCGTAA
- a CDS encoding AAA family ATPase, which translates to MEENTTVDISAVNEKIEKESAFIDLLRQEINKVIVGQKVMVERLLIGLLGQGHILLEGVPGLAKTLAINTLAKAVKGSFSRIQFTPDLLPADVIGTLIYNIKENDFSIKKGPIFANFVLADEINRAPAKVQSALLEAMQEKQVTIGDETFNLNPPFLVMATQNPVEQEGTYPLPEAQVDRFMLKTVIDYPKFTEEQLIIRQNLNGILNEVKPVITLKQILQAQEAARQVYMDEKIEKYILDLVFATRYPEKFGLENLKPLISFGASPRGSINLAIASKCHAFIKRRGYVIPEDVRAVVHDVLRHRIGITYEAEAENVTSEEIINRIVNEVEVP; encoded by the coding sequence ATGGAGGAAAATACTACGGTTGACATTAGCGCTGTGAACGAGAAAATTGAGAAGGAGAGTGCGTTTATTGATTTGCTCAGGCAAGAAATAAACAAGGTCATTGTAGGACAGAAAGTAATGGTCGAGCGGCTGCTCATCGGTCTGTTGGGCCAAGGCCATATTTTGTTGGAAGGAGTGCCCGGCCTAGCCAAGACCTTGGCCATCAACACCCTTGCAAAAGCCGTCAAGGGAAGTTTTAGCAGAATACAGTTCACGCCCGATCTTTTGCCCGCCGATGTTATCGGCACCCTTATTTACAACATCAAAGAGAACGACTTCTCTATTAAGAAAGGTCCGATTTTCGCCAATTTTGTTTTGGCAGACGAAATCAACCGGGCACCTGCCAAAGTGCAGTCGGCCCTGTTGGAGGCCATGCAAGAGAAACAGGTTACGATCGGTGATGAAACCTTTAACCTGAACCCCCCCTTTTTGGTGATGGCCACACAAAACCCCGTTGAACAAGAGGGTACCTATCCATTGCCTGAAGCACAGGTTGACCGTTTTATGTTGAAGACCGTCATCGACTATCCGAAATTTACCGAAGAACAACTCATTATTCGCCAGAATTTGAACGGAATCTTGAACGAGGTCAAGCCCGTCATTACCCTAAAACAGATTCTACAGGCGCAAGAAGCTGCCCGTCAGGTGTATATGGATGAGAAAATCGAGAAGTACATTCTCGACTTGGTGTTCGCGACCCGTTATCCTGAGAAATTCGGATTGGAGAACCTCAAGCCACTGATAAGTTTCGGTGCTTCGCCACGAGGCAGTATCAATTTGGCGATTGCCTCAAAATGCCATGCCTTTATAAAGCGCAGGGGCTATGTAATACCCGAAGATGTACGGGCCGTAGTGCATGATGTACTGCGACACAGAATCGGCATCACCTATGAGGCCGAGGCCGAAAACGTCACTTCTGAAGAAATCATCAACCGAATCGTGAATGAGGTTGAAGTACCCTAG
- a CDS encoding DUF58 domain-containing protein — MDTKELLKKVRKIEIKTRRLSDHIFGGEYHSTFKGRGMTFSEVRQYQFGDDVRSIDWNVTARYNEPFVKVFEEERELTMMLLVDVSGSEFFGTTNQFKKELITEISATLAFSAMQNNDKVGLILFAEEVELFIPPKKGKSHVLRIIRELLEFKPNTSGTNLGEALKFLTNVMKKKAIVFVLSDFIADDYDNTLRIVGNKHDVTGIRVYDEKEKAIPNLGVVQMLDPETGDVRLVNTKSKKVRMDYAKYHRNKVDYFTDSFAKSGSGIIHCRVDESYVRKLLGYFKQRG, encoded by the coding sequence ATGGATACCAAAGAACTACTTAAAAAAGTACGAAAGATAGAGATCAAGACACGTCGGCTGTCAGATCATATCTTTGGCGGTGAGTACCACTCTACCTTTAAGGGTCGCGGTATGACGTTCAGCGAAGTGCGTCAATACCAGTTCGGTGACGACGTGCGTTCTATTGACTGGAATGTGACCGCCCGTTACAACGAACCTTTTGTGAAGGTTTTCGAAGAAGAGCGTGAACTCACCATGATGCTTTTGGTAGATGTCAGCGGTTCAGAATTCTTCGGCACCACCAACCAGTTCAAAAAAGAATTGATAACAGAGATATCTGCGACCTTGGCCTTCTCGGCCATGCAGAACAACGATAAGGTCGGTTTGATTCTATTTGCGGAGGAAGTAGAACTTTTTATCCCTCCCAAAAAAGGGAAAAGCCATGTTCTGAGGATCATTCGCGAACTGTTGGAGTTCAAACCGAACACCTCGGGTACGAACCTCGGTGAGGCCCTCAAGTTTTTGACCAACGTGATGAAGAAAAAGGCCATCGTGTTCGTGCTTTCCGATTTTATTGCAGATGATTACGACAACACCCTCCGAATAGTTGGTAACAAACACGATGTAACGGGTATTCGGGTGTATGATGAAAAAGAAAAGGCCATTCCCAACCTAGGGGTGGTTCAAATGCTCGATCCTGAGACAGGTGATGTGCGCCTGGTGAACACCAAGTCGAAAAAAGTTCGGATGGACTATGCCAAATACCACCGCAACAAAGTGGACTATTTTACCGACTCTTTCGCCAAATCGGGTAGTGGCATCATTCATTGCAGGGTCGATGAAAGCTACGTGAGAAAACTATTGGGCTATTTTAAACAAAGGGGCTGA
- a CDS encoding BatD family protein, with the protein MKVETRIKKYEGVPKTMLVLFLICCSVQLVRAQSKVSAEIDTASIKIGEQIRYKITVETDTTDMVFFPEDQTFSPLEMVEALGIDTVKSEDRMVLQRLYALTQFDSGTYTIPPQRIAINEKPFFTDSFRIAVATVPVDTLKQKMYDIKPLIEVEKNNAKTIAIIVGILLALLLIGGLVYWFFLRKKPLTEEEKEALLPPYDRALLELKKLDNSRYLIQDEYKKYYSELTNIVRSYLEEEVHVSALESTTNQLIERLEMLKDAGELKLDETTIQQFKKVLETADLVKFAKSRPETKAAEEDRKLVEQIVVKTKEALPEPTEEELLQDEEYLQELARQKRRKKIYWAAAIMAGILFFGSAASIAYFGFKEVKDTVLGHPSKELLEGEWISSSYGFPPIELETPEVLVRQEVAIPPEAKAKIDDTQTFVYNNPKGVFTIAASSTTFTEPKEPDFEKTLEQILKSYEEKGARNIITKQEEFVTKSGVQGLKVYGSGQFKVPDSDNLVRGKYAIISFGGKGFQQQILLNWLDGDEYAEKIVERILASVDVKAQV; encoded by the coding sequence ATGAAGGTTGAAACACGGATCAAGAAATATGAAGGGGTGCCAAAGACAATGTTGGTGCTGTTTCTTATATGCTGTTCGGTTCAACTTGTACGGGCCCAGTCAAAGGTCAGTGCCGAAATCGACACCGCTTCCATAAAAATCGGTGAACAGATCCGGTACAAGATCACGGTAGAGACCGACACCACCGATATGGTGTTTTTCCCTGAAGACCAGACCTTTTCACCTCTCGAGATGGTCGAGGCCCTTGGCATCGATACGGTAAAGAGCGAAGACCGAATGGTGCTGCAGCGCCTGTATGCCCTGACGCAGTTCGATAGCGGCACCTATACCATTCCGCCGCAGCGTATTGCCATCAACGAAAAACCTTTTTTCACCGATTCTTTCAGAATAGCGGTCGCCACGGTGCCGGTAGACACCCTGAAGCAGAAAATGTACGATATAAAGCCGCTGATAGAGGTTGAAAAGAACAACGCAAAGACCATAGCCATCATAGTGGGCATCCTTTTGGCACTTCTGCTCATCGGAGGACTGGTCTATTGGTTCTTCCTTCGAAAAAAGCCCTTGACCGAAGAAGAAAAAGAAGCGTTGCTGCCCCCTTATGACAGGGCATTGCTCGAACTGAAAAAGTTGGATAATTCGCGCTATCTCATTCAAGACGAATACAAAAAATATTACTCAGAACTCACCAACATCGTTCGTTCGTACCTTGAGGAAGAGGTACACGTTTCTGCTTTGGAAAGCACCACCAACCAGCTCATAGAACGCTTGGAAATGCTCAAGGATGCCGGTGAACTCAAGCTTGACGAAACTACCATTCAACAGTTCAAAAAGGTACTTGAAACGGCCGATTTGGTGAAGTTTGCCAAATCAAGGCCCGAGACCAAGGCTGCCGAAGAAGACCGTAAACTGGTCGAACAGATTGTGGTAAAGACCAAAGAGGCCCTGCCCGAACCCACAGAAGAAGAGCTTCTGCAAGACGAGGAATACCTACAAGAGCTTGCCAGGCAAAAACGACGCAAGAAAATCTATTGGGCAGCCGCCATAATGGCGGGCATTCTATTTTTTGGATCCGCCGCTTCCATTGCCTACTTCGGTTTCAAAGAGGTAAAAGACACGGTGCTCGGCCATCCCTCAAAAGAATTGTTGGAAGGTGAGTGGATCAGTAGCTCTTATGGTTTTCCCCCAATCGAATTGGAGACTCCTGAGGTGTTGGTACGGCAAGAGGTTGCCATTCCGCCCGAGGCAAAGGCCAAGATTGATGACACCCAGACCTTTGTGTACAACAATCCGAAGGGGGTTTTCACCATAGCTGCCTCATCTACCACTTTTACCGAGCCCAAAGAGCCCGATTTTGAGAAAACGCTGGAGCAGATCTTAAAAAGCTACGAAGAAAAAGGCGCTAGAAACATCATCACCAAACAAGAAGAGTTTGTGACCAAATCTGGTGTGCAGGGCTTAAAAGTATATGGAAGCGGACAGTTTAAGGTGCCCGATTCAGACAATTTGGTGCGTGGCAAATATGCTATCATCAGTTTTGGCGGTAAGGGCTTTCAACAGCAGATATTGCTGAACTGGCTCGACGGCGATGAGTATGCTGAAAAGATTGTGGAACGAATTTTGGCTTCGGTCGATGTAAAAGCACAGGTGTGA
- a CDS encoding vWA domain-containing protein, which yields MWQNIEFANPEFFWLLLLLPIAILWFFLKRKEEMATLKISSLKGFAHPSFLSRLKPALFVLRLLSLALIITALARPQTEDISTRTKTTKGIDIVMAIDVSSSMLARDLKPNRLVALKEVAADFIKKRPNDRIGLVAFAGESYTKTPITSDKSIVLNSLRDISYGELEDGTAIGMGLATSVNRLKESKAISKVIILLTDGVNNSGFIEPQTAADLAVEYGIKTYTIGLGTNGNALTPISYNRDGSFRYGMRQVEIDEALLQDIAELTGGKYFRATDNEKLEEIYEEINKLEKTEIEEFKYYKYEEKFRPLIFLAGGLLLIEWVLRSTVFRSFI from the coding sequence ATGTGGCAGAATATTGAATTTGCGAATCCTGAGTTTTTTTGGCTGCTATTGCTGTTGCCGATAGCGATACTCTGGTTCTTTCTCAAGAGAAAGGAAGAAATGGCCACACTCAAGATTTCGAGCCTTAAGGGATTTGCGCATCCTTCTTTCCTTTCAAGATTGAAACCTGCCCTCTTTGTGCTGCGATTACTGTCTTTGGCATTGATCATCACGGCCTTGGCCCGCCCACAGACAGAAGATATTTCAACCCGCACAAAAACCACCAAGGGTATAGATATTGTCATGGCCATCGATGTATCGTCGAGCATGTTGGCAAGAGACTTGAAACCCAATCGGTTGGTGGCCCTTAAAGAAGTGGCCGCAGACTTCATCAAAAAACGGCCCAACGACCGGATCGGTCTAGTGGCCTTTGCGGGCGAGAGCTATACAAAAACACCCATTACCAGTGATAAGTCCATCGTACTGAATTCATTGCGCGACATTTCATACGGTGAACTCGAAGACGGTACTGCCATTGGCATGGGACTGGCCACATCGGTGAACCGATTAAAGGAAAGCAAGGCCATAAGCAAAGTGATTATTCTGTTGACCGATGGGGTGAACAACTCAGGATTCATAGAACCCCAAACGGCCGCCGACTTAGCCGTTGAATACGGCATAAAGACCTACACCATTGGGCTGGGCACCAATGGCAATGCCCTGACCCCCATCTCATATAACCGTGATGGTTCTTTTCGCTACGGCATGCGGCAGGTAGAAATCGATGAAGCGCTGTTGCAAGACATCGCCGAACTTACCGGAGGCAAATATTTCAGGGCCACCGATAATGAGAAGCTCGAAGAAATCTATGAAGAGATAAACAAATTGGAAAAAACAGAAATTGAAGAATTCAAATACTATAAGTACGAAGAAAAGTTCAGGCCCCTTATTTTTTTGGCAGGAGGCTTGCTATTAATCGAGTGGGTGCTGAGAAGCACCGTTTTTAGAAGTTTTATCTGA
- a CDS encoding VWA domain-containing protein, which yields MIQFDEKIFFYLLAILPVMVLVFVSLQYWKNRKQKQFAEKKLLKRLAPNRSIFKSTLKLILLLLGLFFLIIALVNPKIGTKLETVKREGVDIVFAVDVSKSMLAEDIAPNRLEKAKRLVSEIINQLASDRIGIIAFAGQAYPQLPITTDYGAAKMFLQAMNTDMLSSQGTAINAAIELASTYYDDAEQTNRVLFVISDGEDHSESSTLDAVEQAVENGIRIFTIGVGKAKGAPIPIKRNGVVESLKKDANGEVVITKLNETVLSEIASKGNGEYIDGTNTEAAVEYIKEELNKMDKKEFEAKQFAEYKDQFQWFLGIALFFLFLDIFVLDRKTRWLKKLNLFNEQDYE from the coding sequence ATGATCCAGTTCGACGAAAAAATATTCTTTTATCTGTTGGCCATCTTGCCCGTTATGGTATTGGTCTTCGTTTCGCTGCAATACTGGAAAAACAGAAAGCAAAAACAGTTTGCCGAAAAGAAATTGCTGAAGCGATTGGCCCCGAACCGGTCTATCTTTAAATCAACCCTGAAGCTCATTTTGCTATTGTTGGGTCTGTTTTTTTTGATTATCGCCCTGGTCAATCCAAAGATCGGAACCAAGCTCGAAACCGTAAAGAGAGAGGGGGTCGATATTGTTTTTGCCGTTGATGTATCAAAAAGCATGTTAGCAGAAGACATTGCCCCCAACCGGTTGGAAAAAGCCAAGCGCTTGGTATCTGAGATCATCAACCAATTGGCCAGCGACCGAATCGGCATTATCGCCTTTGCGGGCCAGGCATATCCGCAACTGCCCATAACCACCGACTACGGTGCTGCCAAAATGTTCTTGCAGGCCATGAACACCGATATGCTCTCATCGCAGGGCACGGCCATCAATGCCGCCATTGAGTTGGCCAGCACCTATTACGATGATGCCGAACAGACCAATAGGGTATTGTTTGTTATCTCTGACGGTGAAGACCATTCTGAAAGTTCGACCTTGGATGCGGTCGAACAGGCTGTCGAAAATGGCATTCGCATATTTACCATTGGGGTCGGTAAGGCCAAGGGCGCGCCCATTCCCATCAAACGAAACGGGGTGGTCGAAAGTTTGAAAAAAGATGCCAATGGCGAGGTGGTCATCACCAAATTGAACGAAACAGTGCTTTCAGAAATCGCCAGCAAGGGCAACGGTGAGTACATAGATGGTACCAACACAGAGGCTGCCGTGGAGTACATTAAGGAAGAGTTGAACAAAATGGACAAGAAAGAGTTCGAGGCCAAGCAATTTGCAGAATACAAAGACCAGTTTCAGTGGTTCTTGGGCATAGCGCTTTTCTTCCTATTTTTAGATATTTTCGTTTTGGACAGAAAAACGAGGTGGCTTAAGAAATTGAACCTTTTTAATGAACAGGACTATGAGTAG